A single window of Collinsella aerofaciens DNA harbors:
- a CDS encoding LysR family transcriptional regulator yields the protein MELRTLRYFLAVAREENMTEAANVLHVTQPTLSRQIADLERELGVELFERTNRSCVLTSDGMRLRQRAEEIVLLMEQTEQELADRELGIAGVIRIGAGETKSIRLVLDVFAELHRSYPGVTIELYTGNADAVEERLERGLLDFALLLEPVNVEKYEWIRMPEADRVGAVVAASGPWGGRDVLTPADVANMPLLVSSRTSNRALDLEAWSSGVLSVDELNIVGHFDLIGNASHLVRSGAACAVGIGSLLQVDECSDLRFIPFEPPLTIASYLVWKKYRLRSRACEEFLNRLNRM from the coding sequence ATGGAGCTGCGAACGCTGCGTTATTTTCTTGCTGTGGCCCGCGAGGAAAACATGACCGAAGCTGCTAACGTGCTACATGTGACGCAGCCCACGCTTTCGCGCCAGATAGCCGATCTTGAGCGCGAGCTGGGCGTGGAGCTGTTCGAGCGCACCAATCGATCATGTGTGCTCACGAGCGATGGCATGCGCCTGCGCCAGCGCGCCGAGGAGATCGTCTTGCTGATGGAACAGACCGAGCAAGAGTTGGCGGATCGGGAGCTCGGCATTGCGGGCGTTATCCGCATTGGCGCCGGCGAAACCAAATCGATACGGCTGGTGCTCGATGTTTTTGCGGAGCTGCATCGGAGTTATCCCGGAGTGACGATTGAGCTCTATACCGGTAACGCCGATGCGGTGGAGGAACGCTTGGAGCGTGGCCTGCTCGACTTTGCGTTGTTGCTGGAACCCGTTAACGTCGAGAAATACGAATGGATTCGCATGCCCGAGGCGGACCGAGTCGGTGCCGTTGTCGCTGCGAGCGGTCCATGGGGTGGCCGGGATGTGTTGACGCCTGCGGACGTGGCGAATATGCCACTGCTGGTGAGTTCGCGAACCTCGAATCGAGCGCTGGACCTGGAAGCGTGGTCGAGCGGCGTCCTCAGCGTTGACGAGCTCAATATCGTGGGGCATTTCGATCTTATCGGCAATGCATCACATTTGGTGCGCTCGGGCGCCGCGTGTGCAGTTGGCATTGGAAGCTTACTGCAGGTAGATGAATGCAGCGACCTGCGTTTTATCCCATTTGAGCCGCCACTTACCATTGCGTCGTATCTGGTGTGGAAAAAATATCGCCTGCGTTCCCGCGCCTGTGAAGAGTTTCTGAACCGCTTGAATAGGATGTGA
- a CDS encoding aldo/keto reductase has protein sequence MQYTTLGHSGIKVSKLCLGGMSFGEPSPDFHQWTIGPDDTRAVIKRALDTGINFIDTANCYSFGTSEEYIGAALRNLGIARESVVLASKVHFNEGGLSADAIKREIEGSLKRLGTDYLDLYIIHRFDYDVPMEETMEALNDLVREGKVRALGASAMYAYQLHNLQIVARDHGWTPFTSMQCHYNLLYREDEREMIPVCRQFGMALTPYSPMASGHLCRPTWESSSTRGTTDTTMANKYDHDRAIDMPVVERVAKVAADHDVPMPQIALAWHWARGVEAPIVGCSKPERVDDAVAALDITLSPAEIDFLEELYQPHALVGPKARPGEKPLAGTTKVKTAK, from the coding sequence ATGCAGTACACAACCCTTGGCCATTCCGGCATCAAAGTTTCTAAACTCTGCCTGGGAGGCATGAGCTTTGGCGAACCCAGCCCCGACTTTCATCAGTGGACCATCGGACCCGACGACACACGCGCCGTCATCAAACGCGCACTCGACACCGGAATCAACTTTATCGATACCGCGAACTGCTACAGCTTTGGCACGAGCGAAGAGTACATAGGCGCCGCCCTGCGCAATCTGGGTATCGCTCGCGAGAGCGTCGTGCTAGCCAGCAAGGTTCACTTCAACGAAGGCGGCCTTTCCGCCGACGCCATCAAACGCGAGATCGAAGGCTCGCTCAAGCGCTTGGGCACCGATTACCTAGACCTCTACATCATCCACCGCTTTGATTACGACGTTCCCATGGAAGAGACCATGGAGGCGCTCAACGACTTGGTGCGCGAGGGCAAGGTTCGCGCACTCGGCGCCAGCGCCATGTATGCCTATCAGCTGCACAACCTGCAGATCGTCGCACGCGACCATGGATGGACGCCCTTTACGAGCATGCAGTGCCACTACAATCTGCTGTACCGAGAGGACGAGCGGGAGATGATTCCGGTATGCCGCCAGTTTGGCATGGCCCTTACGCCATACAGCCCCATGGCGTCGGGACACCTCTGCCGCCCCACGTGGGAAAGCTCGAGCACACGTGGCACCACCGACACGACCATGGCCAACAAGTATGACCATGACCGCGCCATTGACATGCCCGTCGTTGAGCGCGTGGCCAAGGTTGCTGCCGATCACGACGTGCCAATGCCGCAGATTGCGCTGGCGTGGCACTGGGCGCGTGGCGTTGAGGCACCCATCGTAGGTTGTTCCAAGCCCGAGCGAGTCGACGACGCCGTAGCTGCGCTCGACATAACGCTCTCCCCCGCCGAGATCGACTTCCTCGAAGAGCTCTATCAACCGCATGCGCTCGTTGGTCCCAAGGCCCGTCCCGGCGAAAAGCCACTTGCCGGCACCACCAAAGTCAAAACCGCAAAGTGA
- a CDS encoding flavodoxin, with protein sequence MAKTLVTYFSATGTTKDVACRLARVADSDLFAIVPANPYTSADLDWRDKRSRSTLEVANPSCRPVITSRVEHIEDYDTIFLGFPIWWYVAPAIVNTFLESYDLTGKTIVLFATSGGSGMGKTASILRASAPGAKIVDGGVLNNVSDTELKNFAARYL encoded by the coding sequence TTGGCTAAGACACTTGTAACATATTTCAGCGCAACGGGTACCACAAAGGACGTTGCATGTCGCCTGGCTCGTGTAGCGGACAGCGACCTGTTCGCCATTGTGCCCGCCAATCCATACACAAGCGCCGACCTCGACTGGCGCGACAAACGGAGCCGCAGCACACTCGAAGTCGCCAATCCCTCCTGCCGCCCCGTCATAACCTCCAGAGTCGAGCACATCGAAGACTACGACACCATCTTTTTGGGATTTCCCATCTGGTGGTACGTGGCGCCGGCGATTGTCAATACATTCCTCGAGTCTTACGACCTGACAGGCAAAACAATCGTCCTGTTTGCCACCTCGGGCGGGAGCGGAATGGGCAAGACAGCGTCGATCCTTAGAGCAAGCGCTCCAGGCGCAAAGATCGTTGACGGCGGCGTCCTCAACAACGTAAGCGACACCGAACTCAAAAATTTCGCGGCAAGATACCTCTAA